From a region of the Janthinobacterium sp. 61 genome:
- a CDS encoding response regulator transcription factor: MRVLLVEDDPMIGESLVEGLRGECYAVDWVRDGHDAELALAGFAYDLMLLDLGLPGKEGMEVLRAMRARGAELPVLIITARDGTPARVDGLDSGADDYLIKPFDLDELLARIRALLRRRVSRSRSVIEHGALTLDLASHDVTYEGAQIKLPPREFSVLRALLDHPGKVVSKRQLSEKLYGWDSEVESNTVDVYVYQLRKKLGADSIQTVRGVGYKMRVVA; this comes from the coding sequence GTGCGCGTGTTACTGGTGGAGGATGATCCGATGATCGGGGAAAGCCTGGTCGAGGGCTTGCGCGGTGAGTGCTATGCCGTGGACTGGGTGCGCGATGGCCACGATGCGGAGCTGGCGCTGGCCGGTTTCGCCTACGATTTGATGCTGCTGGACCTGGGCTTGCCCGGCAAGGAGGGCATGGAGGTGTTGCGCGCCATGCGTGCGCGGGGCGCCGAATTGCCCGTGCTGATCATCACGGCGCGCGATGGCACGCCGGCACGCGTCGATGGACTCGACAGCGGCGCAGATGACTACCTGATAAAACCGTTCGACCTCGATGAATTGCTGGCGCGCATACGCGCGCTGCTGCGCCGCAGGGTCAGCCGTTCGCGCTCCGTCATTGAACATGGCGCGCTGACCCTGGACCTGGCCAGCCACGACGTCACTTATGAAGGTGCACAGATCAAGCTGCCGCCGCGCGAGTTTTCCGTGCTGCGCGCTTTGCTTGACCATCCGGGCAAGGTGGTGTCGAAGCGCCAGCTGAGCGAAAAGCTGTACGGCTGGGATAGCGAAGTGGAAAGCAATACCGTTGACGTGTATGTCTACCAGCTGCGCAAGAAGCTGGGCGCGGACAGCATCCAGACCGTGCGCGGCGTGGGCTACAAGATGCGGGTAGTAGCTTGA
- a CDS encoding ATP-binding protein: MTIRRQLLLGLLAATLLCVLGAGISLFRSLLEEANELADLQLRQLAVALPDEFEPQTGLAAAQEPEEAFALQAWDEDGQPLSVLPDQPALPRYALAGFADVTLRGEDWRLYGETRRGRYVQVAQAQAVRDQLAWQMTMRAGAPLLVFALILALLIVAVVGRALAPLHRLAESVAGRSPDTLTPLVADAMPPELRPVALALNGLMGQFEAALTAQRTFVADAAHELRSPLTALKLQLQVAERAGSEEERRVALARLHERLDRSTHLVRQLLSLARHETALAASQLHTVDLGQLLEAAVADHSALADSRAIDLGVVDTLPARVLVQADPDGLQVLLNNLIDNALRYTQQGGRVDLQAAVEEGRPVLRVSDNGPGVPRQHHARLFDRFFRPDGNDAWGCGLGLSIVRHIAEHHRADIALADGEAGRGLQVTVRFPQPA, from the coding sequence ATGACCATCCGCCGCCAGTTGCTGCTGGGTTTACTGGCGGCCACCTTGCTGTGCGTGCTCGGCGCAGGCATTTCGCTGTTCCGTTCGCTGCTGGAAGAAGCCAATGAACTGGCCGATTTGCAGCTGCGCCAGCTGGCCGTGGCCTTGCCCGACGAGTTCGAGCCGCAAACGGGCCTGGCCGCCGCGCAAGAGCCGGAAGAAGCGTTCGCGCTGCAGGCGTGGGACGAGGACGGCCAGCCGCTGTCCGTCTTGCCGGACCAGCCGGCACTGCCGCGCTATGCGCTGGCCGGCTTTGCCGATGTCACCTTGCGCGGCGAGGACTGGCGCCTGTACGGCGAGACGCGGCGCGGCCGCTACGTGCAGGTGGCGCAGGCGCAGGCCGTGCGCGACCAGCTGGCCTGGCAGATGACGATGCGCGCTGGCGCACCCCTGCTGGTGTTCGCGCTGATCCTGGCGTTGCTGATCGTCGCCGTGGTGGGACGCGCGCTGGCGCCCCTGCACCGGCTGGCCGAATCGGTGGCGGGCCGTTCGCCGGATACCCTGACGCCGCTGGTGGCCGACGCCATGCCGCCTGAGCTGCGGCCCGTGGCGCTGGCGCTGAATGGATTGATGGGGCAGTTCGAGGCGGCGCTGACGGCGCAGCGCACCTTCGTTGCCGATGCCGCGCATGAATTGCGTTCGCCGCTGACGGCGCTGAAATTGCAGCTGCAGGTGGCCGAGCGGGCGGGCAGCGAGGAAGAACGCCGCGTCGCGCTGGCGCGTCTGCATGAACGGCTGGACCGCAGCACGCACCTGGTGCGGCAACTGCTCAGTCTGGCGCGCCACGAAACGGCGCTGGCGGCCAGCCAGCTGCACACGGTGGACCTGGGGCAGTTGCTGGAAGCGGCCGTGGCCGATCACAGCGCGCTGGCCGACAGCCGCGCCATCGACCTGGGCGTGGTGGATACGTTGCCGGCCAGGGTGCTGGTGCAGGCCGATCCCGATGGTTTGCAAGTGTTGCTGAATAACCTGATTGACAACGCCTTGCGTTACACGCAGCAGGGCGGAAGGGTCGACTTGCAGGCGGCGGTGGAAGAGGGCCGGCCCGTGCTGCGCGTCTCCGACAACGGCCCCGGCGTGCCGCGCCAGCACCATGCACGCCTGTTCGACCGCTTCTTCCGTCCCGACGGCAACGACGCCTGGGGCTGTGGCCTGGGCCTGTCCATCGTGCGCCATATCGCCGAGCACCACCGGGCCGATATCGCGCTGGCCGATGGGGAAGCGGGGCGGGGCCTGCAGGTGACGGTGCGCTTTCCGCAGCCAGCCTGA
- a CDS encoding NAD(P)H-dependent oxidoreductase: MSDLLETLQWRYATKKMDPTKTVPQDKVERIVEAVRLTASSSGLHPYEVFVVTNPALREQIKPHAWNQSQVTDASHLLVFAAWDNYTVERINARFDLVNTVRGFKNEGWEAYRQQILATYPQRDAETNYQHAARQAYIGVGTALIAAAQEKVDSTPMEGFDPAKVDEILNLREKGLRSVVMLPLGYRADEGDWLVDLKKVRPAREQFITELA, from the coding sequence ATGTCCGATTTGCTCGAAACACTGCAATGGCGCTACGCCACCAAGAAGATGGACCCGACGAAAACGGTGCCGCAAGACAAGGTCGAGCGCATTGTGGAAGCCGTGCGCCTGACAGCCAGCTCCAGCGGTCTGCACCCGTATGAAGTATTCGTCGTGACGAATCCGGCCCTGCGCGAGCAGATCAAGCCGCATGCATGGAACCAGTCGCAAGTGACGGACGCCTCGCACCTGCTGGTGTTTGCCGCCTGGGACAATTACACGGTAGAACGCATCAACGCGCGCTTTGACCTGGTCAACACCGTGCGCGGCTTCAAGAATGAAGGCTGGGAAGCGTACCGCCAGCAAATCCTGGCCACGTATCCGCAGCGCGATGCGGAAACCAACTACCAGCACGCGGCGCGCCAGGCGTATATCGGCGTGGGCACGGCTCTGATCGCCGCAGCGCAGGAAAAAGTCGATTCGACGCCGATGGAAGGTTTTGATCCGGCCAAGGTCGATGAAATCCTGAATCTGCGCGAAAAAGGCTTGCGTTCCGTCGTCATGCTGCCGCTGGGCTACCGCGCCGACGAGGGCGACTGGCTGGTGGACCTGAAAAAAGTGCGCCCTGCGCGCGAGCAGTTCATCACCGAGCTGGCGTAA
- a CDS encoding aldo/keto reductase, which produces MEYRTLGKSGLRVAPIGLGCMGMSFAYGGADEATSLRVLHRAVELGVTLIDTAEVYGPYANEELVGRALKQLRGKVKVSVATKFGFKILPHGQGVERMAGVDSRPEHIVRAVEASLSRLDIECIDLLYQHRVDPAVPIEDVVGAMADLVRAGKVRNLGLSEVSASTLRRAHAVHPIAAVQSEYSLWSRDVEAEVLPACRALGVGFVPYSPLGRGFLTGQLTSSAALAPDDYRHSLPRFQPLAMAANAHMIAELQRLAAARGATAAQLALAWLLAQGTDLVPIPGARSVTHLEENVAAAQITLSETELAAIGAAFAPASVQGARYPQHELAMLGL; this is translated from the coding sequence ATGGAATACAGAACATTGGGCAAGTCCGGCTTGCGCGTCGCCCCCATCGGCCTGGGCTGCATGGGCATGAGCTTTGCCTACGGCGGCGCCGACGAAGCCACCTCGCTGCGCGTGCTGCACCGCGCCGTGGAACTGGGCGTCACCCTGATCGATACGGCGGAAGTCTACGGCCCCTACGCCAACGAAGAGCTGGTGGGCCGCGCCCTGAAGCAGCTGCGCGGCAAAGTCAAGGTCAGTGTGGCCACCAAGTTCGGCTTCAAGATCTTGCCCCACGGCCAGGGTGTGGAACGCATGGCGGGCGTGGACAGCCGCCCCGAGCACATCGTCCGCGCCGTGGAAGCATCGCTGTCCAGGCTGGACATCGAGTGTATCGACCTGCTGTACCAGCACCGCGTGGACCCCGCCGTGCCCATCGAGGACGTCGTGGGCGCCATGGCCGATCTGGTGCGCGCGGGCAAGGTGCGCAACCTGGGGCTGTCGGAAGTATCGGCCTCCACCCTGCGCCGCGCCCACGCAGTGCACCCGATTGCGGCCGTACAATCCGAGTATTCGCTGTGGAGCCGCGACGTGGAAGCCGAAGTGCTGCCCGCCTGCCGCGCGCTGGGCGTCGGCTTCGTCCCCTACAGCCCGCTAGGCCGGGGCTTCCTGACGGGCCAGCTCACGTCCAGCGCCGCACTGGCGCCGGATGACTACCGCCACAGCCTGCCCCGTTTCCAGCCGCTGGCGATGGCGGCCAACGCGCACATGATTGCCGAGCTGCAGCGCCTGGCGGCGGCGCGCGGCGCCACAGCGGCCCAGCTGGCACTGGCCTGGCTGCTGGCCCAGGGCACCGATCTCGTGCCCATTCCTGGCGCCCGCAGCGTGACGCACCTGGAAGAGAATGTGGCTGCTGCGCAGATCACCCTGAGCGAAACCGAACTGGCCGCCATCGGCGCCGCCTTTGCGCCCGCCAGCGTGCAGGGCGCGCGCTATCCACAGCATGAGCTTGCCATGCTTGGCCTGTAG
- a CDS encoding LysR family transcriptional regulator, which translates to MADLNELTAFAAVARLRSFRKAALERGVSASALSHALRTLEERLGVRLLNRTTRSVTPTEAGQQLLARLAPAMREIDDALLDLSTLQDVPAGKLRLNVPRPAARLLLAPMLSCFVARYPRVQVELVTDDGMIDIVRDGFDAGIRFGEQVAADMIAVPVGAPQPFLVVASPAYLAAHGAPATPHVLLEHACIGRRFPSGRQYAWEFGQEGEAVSIAVSGPLVFDDDELMLRAARDGAGLAYVYEADARADIAAGRLVNVLERCLPPPSRYFLYYPSRRQMPAVLRAFVDMLRAPPV; encoded by the coding sequence ATGGCTGACCTGAATGAATTGACGGCCTTTGCCGCCGTCGCCCGCCTGCGCAGCTTTCGCAAGGCGGCCCTCGAACGGGGCGTGTCCGCCTCGGCCCTGAGCCATGCGCTGCGCACGCTGGAAGAGCGCCTGGGCGTGCGCCTGCTGAACCGCACCACGCGCAGCGTCACGCCGACCGAGGCGGGGCAGCAGTTGCTGGCGCGCCTGGCGCCGGCCATGCGCGAAATCGATGATGCCTTGCTGGACCTGAGCACCTTGCAGGATGTGCCTGCAGGCAAGCTGCGCCTGAACGTGCCCCGTCCGGCCGCGCGGCTGCTGCTGGCGCCCATGCTGAGCTGTTTTGTGGCCCGCTATCCGCGCGTGCAAGTGGAACTGGTTACCGATGACGGCATGATCGATATCGTGCGCGACGGTTTTGACGCGGGCATCCGCTTCGGCGAGCAGGTGGCGGCCGATATGATTGCCGTGCCTGTGGGCGCGCCGCAACCGTTCTTGGTGGTGGCGTCGCCCGCCTACCTGGCTGCGCATGGCGCACCGGCCACGCCGCACGTGCTACTGGAGCATGCCTGTATCGGTCGGCGTTTTCCCAGCGGGCGCCAGTATGCGTGGGAGTTCGGGCAGGAGGGGGAAGCCGTCAGCATCGCCGTCAGCGGTCCGCTGGTATTCGACGATGATGAGCTGATGCTGCGCGCGGCCCGCGATGGCGCGGGACTGGCGTATGTGTACGAGGCCGATGCGCGCGCCGATATCGCGGCGGGGCGCCTGGTCAATGTGCTGGAGCGCTGCTTGCCGCCGCCGTCCCGTTACTTCCTGTATTACCCCAGCAGGCGGCAGATGCCGGCCGTATTGCGCGCCTTTGTCGACATGCTGCGTGCGCCGCCGGTGTAG
- a CDS encoding ATP-binding protein — MRFTGLNRQIVLSMSVLMVSSILLIWMGSWIFFAVAFKIDPNMLSEPDDWSPSTVEWLWIFAITIFGLLLAAFFAIKLASRILKPINSVMDSVRRVAHGDLSARAFAGDRSLGETAMLVDDFNSMAERLQRAAKESETWNAAIAHELRTPVTILRGTLQGVVDGVFKPEEVPFSSLLSQVEDLGRLIEDLRTLSLADSGYMQLRMAWTDLTLEIEEVGRLLAPDMEAAGFSLQLHLSDHPVCCDAARIRQIVLALLDNARRYAHPGLLRLRTRVQAGQYYLSVEDAGPGIAEELAPHVFEAFRRGDSARVDLNAGSGLGLAVVEAIARAHGGSAVCTRGKAGGSLFTIKWPVEHGAPPATG; from the coding sequence ATGCGCTTCACAGGCTTGAACCGGCAGATCGTGCTGTCGATGTCCGTGCTGATGGTCAGCAGCATCCTGCTCATCTGGATGGGTTCATGGATCTTCTTTGCCGTCGCCTTCAAGATCGACCCCAACATGCTGTCCGAACCCGACGACTGGTCGCCCAGTACCGTCGAGTGGCTGTGGATCTTCGCCATCACCATCTTCGGCTTGCTGCTGGCCGCGTTTTTCGCCATCAAACTCGCTTCGCGCATCCTGAAACCCATCAATTCGGTGATGGACAGCGTGCGCCGCGTGGCGCATGGCGACCTGTCCGCGCGCGCCTTCGCGGGCGACCGCAGCCTGGGCGAGACGGCCATGCTGGTCGATGACTTCAACAGCATGGCCGAGCGCCTGCAGCGGGCGGCCAAGGAAAGCGAGACGTGGAATGCCGCCATCGCGCACGAACTGCGCACGCCCGTGACCATCCTGCGCGGCACCTTGCAGGGTGTGGTCGACGGCGTCTTCAAGCCCGAAGAAGTGCCGTTTTCCAGCCTGCTATCGCAAGTCGAGGACCTGGGCCGCCTGATCGAGGACTTGCGCACCCTGAGCCTGGCCGACAGCGGCTACATGCAGCTGCGCATGGCGTGGACGGACCTGACGCTGGAAATCGAGGAAGTGGGCCGCCTGCTGGCGCCGGACATGGAAGCGGCCGGCTTTTCCCTGCAGTTGCACCTGTCCGACCATCCCGTCTGCTGCGACGCCGCGCGCATCCGGCAAATCGTGCTGGCCCTGCTCGACAACGCGCGCCGCTATGCGCATCCGGGCCTGCTGCGCCTGCGCACCCGCGTACAGGCCGGCCAGTACTACCTGAGCGTCGAGGATGCGGGTCCCGGTATTGCCGAGGAACTGGCGCCGCACGTGTTCGAGGCGTTCCGCCGCGGCGACAGCGCGCGTGTCGACCTGAACGCGGGCAGCGGCCTGGGGCTGGCCGTGGTCGAAGCCATCGCCCGCGCCCATGGCGGCAGCGCGGTGTGCACGCGCGGCAAGGCGGGCGGCAGCCTGTTTACGATCAAGTGGCCGGTCGAGCATGGCGCGCCGCCGGCCACCGGCTGA
- a CDS encoding response regulator yields MNYHHSATQPSFLATIPPSALVLIAEDEPQIARILAGYLERDGYRTAFALDGQEALQQHLALAPDLLLLDVQMPKVDGWGVLTEVRRRGETPVIMLTARDQDADKLAALRVGADDYIIKPFNPAEVVARVAAVLRRSRVRHHPVGGQRLRCGAIEIDQETYVASVLREGAPQPLMLSLTLTEFRLLAHLARTPRRVCSRLELLESCMPESNSLERTVDSHVSKLRKKLEEAGVMNMPASLRGVGYRLESD; encoded by the coding sequence ATGAACTATCATCACAGCGCCACGCAGCCCTCGTTTCTTGCCACCATACCCCCTTCCGCCCTCGTCCTGATCGCTGAAGATGAACCGCAAATCGCCCGCATCCTCGCCGGTTACCTGGAGCGAGATGGCTACCGCACGGCCTTCGCCCTGGACGGCCAGGAAGCGCTGCAGCAGCACCTGGCGCTGGCGCCGGACCTGCTGCTGCTCGACGTGCAAATGCCCAAGGTCGATGGCTGGGGCGTGCTGACGGAAGTGCGGCGGCGCGGCGAAACGCCCGTCATCATGCTCACGGCGCGCGACCAGGATGCGGACAAGCTGGCCGCCCTGCGCGTGGGCGCCGACGACTACATCATCAAGCCCTTCAATCCAGCCGAAGTGGTGGCGCGCGTGGCGGCCGTGCTGCGCCGCTCGCGCGTGCGCCACCACCCGGTGGGCGGCCAGCGCCTGCGCTGCGGGGCCATCGAAATCGACCAGGAAACGTATGTGGCCAGCGTGCTGCGCGAAGGCGCGCCCCAGCCCCTCATGCTCAGCCTGACGCTGACGGAATTTCGCCTGCTGGCCCACCTGGCGCGCACGCCGCGGCGCGTCTGCAGCCGCCTGGAATTGCTGGAGTCGTGCATGCCCGAGAGCAATTCGCTGGAACGCACGGTGGACAGCCATGTCAGCAAGCTGCGCAAGAAGCTCGAGGAAGCGGGCGTCATGAACATGCCGGCCAGCCTGCGCGGCGTAGGTTACCGGCTGGAAAGCGACTGA
- a CDS encoding efflux RND transporter periplasmic adaptor subunit, with protein MPVKYLTRKNIFIAAALLSLAACSKPAPEEGAAPPAAVTVLKLQAAPVVLSDELPGRVAAFRTADIRPQVGGIVLRRQFEQGAEVKAGQKLFQLNPAPFQAEVDSAAAALQHAVATANRASSQADRLKPLVEADAISRQAYDDAVAQREQAVATVAQARASLARRRLDLAFASIEAPIAGRIGSELVTEGALVGLADATPMARIQQIDKVYVDVRQPAAALAALQASGNGGADKLPVTILGADGQPHPVTGRILFSGISVDAGTGDAVIRVLVDNPQRQLLPGMFVRARIARAVQANGVLVPQQAVLRSSDGQAQAWVLDGTHKASLKPIAVGDVVEHQYVVNGGLKAGETVVIEGQERLQPGATAAPQPWKRAAAVAKAPPVSAVR; from the coding sequence ATGCCAGTAAAGTACCTCACCAGGAAAAACATATTCATCGCCGCGGCACTGCTCAGCCTTGCCGCCTGTTCCAAACCCGCGCCGGAAGAAGGCGCCGCACCGCCCGCCGCCGTGACGGTGCTCAAGCTGCAAGCGGCGCCCGTGGTCCTCAGCGACGAATTGCCGGGCCGCGTGGCCGCCTTCCGCACGGCCGATATCCGCCCGCAGGTGGGCGGCATCGTGCTGCGTCGCCAGTTCGAGCAGGGCGCCGAAGTGAAGGCGGGGCAGAAGCTGTTCCAGCTCAACCCCGCGCCGTTCCAGGCGGAAGTCGATTCGGCCGCCGCCGCCCTGCAGCATGCGGTGGCCACGGCGAACCGCGCCAGCAGCCAGGCCGACCGTTTGAAACCGCTGGTGGAGGCGGACGCCATCAGCCGCCAGGCATATGACGATGCAGTTGCCCAGCGCGAGCAAGCCGTGGCCACCGTGGCGCAGGCGCGGGCCAGCCTCGCGCGCCGCCGCCTGGACCTGGCCTTTGCCAGTATCGAGGCACCGATTGCCGGGCGCATCGGCTCCGAACTGGTGACCGAAGGCGCGCTCGTGGGCCTTGCCGATGCAACGCCGATGGCGCGCATCCAGCAAATCGACAAGGTGTATGTCGACGTGCGCCAGCCAGCCGCCGCGCTGGCAGCGCTGCAAGCCTCAGGCAACGGAGGCGCTGACAAGCTGCCCGTGACGATCCTGGGCGCGGACGGCCAGCCGCATCCCGTGACGGGGCGCATCCTGTTCTCGGGCATCAGCGTCGATGCGGGCACGGGCGACGCCGTCATCCGCGTGCTGGTCGACAATCCGCAGCGCCAGCTCTTGCCGGGCATGTTCGTGCGTGCCCGCATCGCCCGCGCCGTGCAGGCAAATGGCGTGCTCGTGCCGCAGCAAGCCGTCTTGCGCAGCAGCGATGGCCAGGCGCAGGCCTGGGTGCTCGATGGCACGCACAAAGCCAGCCTGAAACCGATTGCCGTGGGCGACGTGGTCGAGCACCAGTATGTGGTCAACGGCGGATTGAAGGCCGGTGAAACCGTCGTCATCGAAGGCCAGGAACGCCTGCAGCCAGGCGCCACCGCCGCGCCCCAACCGTGGAAGCGCGCCGCCGCCGTTGCCAAAGCACCTCCCGTCAGCGCCGTGCGCTGA
- a CDS encoding efflux RND transporter permease subunit, protein MPQFFINRPVFAWVVAVFIVLFGLIAIPQLPIARFPSVAPPSVSISANYPGATPQTMNDSVVGLIERELSGVKHLLYFESSTDTSGSASITVTFQPGTDPEMAQVDVQNRLKAIEPRLPQAVRQNGLTVESASSGFLMIVSLISENGQHDEVALGDYLARNVTEELRRIPGVGKVQLFGSERAMRIWVDPAKLVSYNIAMGELTAAIAQQNAQIAPGRLGDSPAVEGQRVTIPLTVQGQLQTPAEFSAIVLRANADGSKVTIGDVARVSLGAQSFNFSIRENGQAASGAAIMLSPGANAVQTAAAVRARMAELAHTMPAGIKYSVPFDTAPFVKISIEKVIVTLLEAMVLVFLVMYLFLQKIRYTLIPAIVAPIALMGTFTVMLLAGYSVNVLTMFGMVLAIGIIVDDAIVVVEAVERLMATEGLSPKEATSKAMREITGAVVGITLVLTAVFIPMALASGSVGAIYRQFTLAMAVSILFSAFLALTLTPALCATMLKPIGLHDHDKKGFFLWFDRQFERMTARYEKGVVAMLKRAGRSMVLYGAIVAALGVAFMQLPSAFLPEEDQGYFITSIQLPSDATMERTLDVVKLYEQHVATRPGIEVNQSILGFSFSGAGPNAGLAFTMLKDWKERKGATAQEEVALAQAAMSQAKEGVIMSLMPPAIDELGNSSGFSLRLQDRANQGINALQAAQNQLLGLAAQSSKVAGVYPDGLPPGASVRLDIDRTKAEALGVSFTAIADMLTAAMGSTYVNDFPNAGRMQQVIIQADAAARMQLNDVLALRIRNNAGGMVALGELVRPVWSESPLQLVRYQGYPAARISGSAAPGVSSGDAMLEMERLVKQLPPGFTLAWTGQSLQEKESASQAPMLMALSMLVVFLVLAALYESWSIPVSVMLVVPLGLLGAVLAVMVRGMPNDVFFKVGMITIIGLSAKNAILIVEYARQLQAQGKGLVEATVEAARLRLRPILMTSLAFALGVVPLMLATGASAETQHAIGTGVFGGMITATVLAVFFVPVFFVVVLGAVDKMGRYFNKRSNRIAVKAVEGEL, encoded by the coding sequence ATGCCTCAATTTTTCATCAACCGCCCCGTCTTTGCGTGGGTGGTGGCGGTCTTCATCGTCCTGTTCGGACTGATCGCCATACCGCAATTGCCGATTGCGCGCTTTCCTTCCGTGGCGCCGCCTAGCGTCAGCATCAGCGCCAACTACCCTGGCGCCACGCCGCAAACCATGAACGATTCCGTGGTGGGCCTGATTGAACGCGAGCTGTCTGGCGTCAAGCACCTGCTGTATTTCGAGTCGTCCACCGATACGTCGGGTTCGGCCTCGATCACCGTCACTTTCCAGCCCGGCACCGATCCGGAAATGGCGCAGGTGGATGTACAAAACCGCCTGAAAGCCATCGAACCGCGCCTGCCGCAAGCCGTGCGGCAAAATGGCCTGACGGTGGAATCTGCGTCGTCGGGCTTTTTGATGATCGTCAGTTTGATCTCCGAGAATGGCCAGCACGATGAAGTGGCGCTGGGCGACTACCTGGCGCGCAACGTGACGGAAGAACTGCGCCGCATTCCCGGCGTGGGCAAAGTGCAGCTGTTCGGCTCCGAGCGGGCCATGCGCATCTGGGTCGATCCGGCCAAGCTGGTATCGTACAACATCGCCATGGGCGAGCTGACGGCCGCCATCGCGCAGCAAAATGCGCAGATTGCCCCGGGCCGCCTGGGCGACTCGCCCGCCGTCGAAGGCCAGCGTGTCACCATTCCGCTGACGGTGCAGGGCCAGCTGCAAACGCCGGCCGAATTTTCCGCCATCGTGCTGCGCGCGAATGCGGATGGCTCGAAAGTGACGATTGGCGACGTGGCGCGCGTGTCCTTGGGGGCGCAAAGCTTCAACTTCAGCATCCGCGAAAACGGACAAGCCGCGTCTGGCGCCGCCATCATGCTGTCGCCGGGCGCCAACGCCGTGCAGACGGCGGCCGCCGTGCGTGCGCGCATGGCCGAGTTGGCGCACACCATGCCTGCCGGGATCAAGTACTCGGTGCCGTTCGACACGGCGCCGTTCGTGAAAATCTCGATTGAAAAGGTCATCGTCACCTTGCTGGAAGCGATGGTGCTGGTGTTCCTTGTCATGTACCTGTTCCTGCAAAAGATACGCTACACCCTGATTCCCGCCATCGTCGCGCCGATTGCCCTGATGGGCACTTTTACGGTGATGCTCCTGGCCGGCTATTCGGTCAACGTACTGACCATGTTCGGCATGGTGCTGGCCATCGGCATCATCGTCGATGACGCCATCGTGGTCGTGGAGGCGGTGGAGCGCCTGATGGCCACCGAAGGCTTGTCGCCAAAAGAAGCGACGTCGAAAGCGATGCGCGAAATCACGGGCGCCGTGGTCGGCATCACCCTGGTGCTGACTGCCGTGTTCATCCCCATGGCCTTGGCCAGCGGTTCCGTGGGCGCCATCTACCGCCAGTTTACGCTGGCCATGGCCGTGTCGATCCTGTTTTCGGCGTTTTTGGCGCTGACCCTGACGCCGGCCCTGTGCGCCACCATGCTGAAACCGATCGGCCTGCACGACCACGATAAAAAGGGATTTTTCCTGTGGTTCGACCGCCAGTTCGAGCGCATGACGGCCCGCTATGAAAAGGGCGTGGTGGCGATGCTGAAACGCGCCGGCCGTTCGATGGTGCTGTATGGCGCCATCGTCGCGGCGCTGGGCGTGGCCTTCATGCAGCTGCCATCGGCCTTTTTGCCCGAGGAAGACCAGGGCTATTTCATCACCTCGATCCAGCTGCCGTCCGACGCCACCATGGAGCGCACGCTCGATGTCGTCAAACTGTATGAGCAGCACGTGGCCACGCGACCCGGCATTGAGGTGAATCAATCGATCCTCGGCTTCAGCTTTTCCGGCGCGGGACCGAATGCGGGCCTGGCGTTCACCATGCTGAAGGACTGGAAAGAGCGCAAGGGCGCCACGGCGCAGGAAGAAGTGGCGCTGGCGCAGGCCGCCATGTCGCAGGCGAAGGAGGGCGTGATCATGAGCCTGATGCCGCCCGCCATCGATGAACTGGGCAACTCGTCCGGCTTTTCCCTGCGCCTGCAAGACCGCGCCAACCAGGGTATCAACGCTTTGCAGGCGGCGCAGAACCAGTTGCTGGGCCTGGCCGCGCAAAGCAGCAAGGTGGCGGGCGTGTATCCGGACGGCTTGCCGCCCGGCGCCAGCGTGCGCCTCGATATCGACCGCACCAAGGCCGAGGCATTGGGCGTGTCATTTACAGCCATCGCCGACATGCTGACGGCGGCCATGGGCTCGACCTATGTCAATGATTTCCCGAATGCTGGCCGCATGCAGCAAGTGATCATCCAGGCCGATGCTGCCGCGCGCATGCAGTTGAACGACGTGCTGGCCTTGCGCATCCGCAACAACGCGGGCGGCATGGTGGCCTTGGGCGAGCTGGTGCGCCCCGTGTGGAGCGAATCGCCGCTGCAACTGGTGCGCTACCAGGGTTATCCGGCGGCGCGCATTTCGGGCAGCGCGGCGCCCGGCGTGTCCAGCGGCGACGCCATGCTGGAAATGGAACGTCTGGTGAAACAGCTGCCGCCCGGCTTCACGCTGGCGTGGACGGGACAGTCGCTGCAAGAGAAGGAATCGGCCTCGCAGGCGCCCATGCTGATGGCGCTGTCGATGCTGGTGGTCTTCCTCGTGCTGGCGGCCCTGTATGAAAGCTGGTCGATTCCCGTCTCCGTGATGCTGGTGGTGCCGCTGGGATTGCTTGGCGCCGTGCTGGCCGTGATGGTGCGCGGCATGCCGAACGATGTGTTCTTCAAGGTGGGCATGATCACGATCATCGGCCTGTCGGCGAAGAATGCCATTTTGATCGTCGAATATGCGCGCCAGTTGCAGGCGCAGGGCAAGGGGCTGGTCGAAGCGACAGTGGAAGCGGCCCGCTTGCGTCTGCGCCCGATTCTGATGACGTCTTTGGCGTTCGCGCTGGGCGTCGTGCCGCTGATGCTGGCCACGGGCGCCAGCGCCGAGACGCAGCATGCAATCGGCACGGGCGTGTTCGGCGGCATGATCACCGCCACCGTGCTGGCCGTGTTCTTCGTGCCCGTGTTCTTTGTCGTGGTGCTGGGCGCCGTGGACAAGATGGGCAGGTACTTCAACAAACGCAGTAATCGCATCGCCGTCAAGGCGGTGGAAGGAGAGTTGTAA